The Flavobacterium sp. CBA20B-1 genome includes the window CAACATATTTTCTACAGGAACAATCGTATCGTTAAAAAACACCTGACGTGTTGAACTGGCACGGATTCCCAATTTGTGTTCTTCTTCGCCCAAAGTGATTCCGTTTGGATTGGCAGCATCGTATTCCACAATAAAGCCAGTAATGTTTTTATCGTCTTCAATTCGGGCAAAAACAATCATTAAATGACAAAAACCAGCATTTGAAATCCACATTTTTTGTCCGTTTATTTTGTACGATTTCCCATCTGCACTTAATTCTGCCTTTGTTTTCCCTGAATTAGCGTCAGATCCCGCACCTGGTTCGGTTAAACAGTATGATCCAAACCATTCACCCGAAGACAATTTAGGAACGTATTTTTGCTTTTGTTCTTCGGTTCCGTACAAAGTAATTGGCATGGTTCCGATGCCGGTATGTGCGCCAAATGCCGTTGAAAATGAACCTGTTGCGCCCGAAATATAATCGCAGGTAAGCATGGTTGATACAAAGCCCATTCCCAGACCGCCGTAAGCTTCTGGAACTGCCACGCCTAAAAAGCCCAATTCACCAGCTTCGCGCATGCACTCTTCGGTAAATTGATAATCTTTTTTCTCGAATCGATCTTTATTAGGCCAAATTTTGCGATCAATAAATTCTTTTACTGAATCGCGCATCATTTTTTGTTCTTCCGAAAAATCTTCGGGTGTAAAAATGTTTTCTGCTAAGGTCTCTTTTACTAAAAATTGACCACCTCTTGTGATGTTTTCCATTGTGTATCTGTTTTGAGAAAAGAAAATAGAAAATAGAATATAGATGATAGACTATTTCAAATTGTTTTGGAAAGCCATTGTCATGCGCTGAAATTCTTCTATTTTATTTTCGAGTTGATTAAAAAGTTCTTGATTGATATAATTTCTATGTTTTGCAATATGTAATTGTGTAAGTAATTCAAAAGATGATCCTAATGAAACATCTAGAAAATGACTAAAAGATTTATCTGTTCTTGCAGAGCCTTCTGCAATATTCGATGGAATAGAAATAGAACAGCGACTAATCTGTGAATTAAGACTGTATTTTTCATCCGTAGGAAAATTTAGTAAGATATCAGAAATATTATTAGCTATCTCCAAAGCTAATTGCCAAATCTTTAAATTCTTATAATTATGTCTTTTTCCTACACTCATAACAATCTATTATCTCTTCTCTATATTCTATCCTCTTAAATTAAAGTAACTCATAAATTCCTGCTGTTCCTTGCCCGGTTCCCACACACATGGTTACCATGCCATATTTGTTACCACGACGTTTCATTTCATCGAATAATTGGACAGATAATTTAGCTCCAGTACATCCTAATGGGTGACCTAATGCGATGGCTCCGCCGTTTACGTTGATGATTTCAGGGTTTAGATCTAACTCGCGAATCACCGCTAACGATTGTGCGGCGAAAGCTTCGTTTAGTTCGATCAATTCAATATCGTTTTGTTGTAAACCTGCTTGCTTTAATGCTTTTGGAATGGCTTTTACAGGACCAATTCCCATGATGCGAGGTTCTACACCAGCCGATGCAAAGGTTACTAATCGGGCAATTGGTTCTAAGTTTAATTCTTTCACCATTTCTTCAGACATTACCAATACAAAGGCAGCGCCATCAGACATTTGAGAGGAATTTCCTGCGGTAACAGAACCGTCGGCAGCAAAAACTGGTTTTAATTTTGCTAGTGCTTCAATGCTTGTACCGGCGCGTGGTCCTTCATCTTTTGTAACTGTATAGGATTTGGTTTCTTTTTTGCCATTATCGTTAATAAACGTATCTTCTACGGTAATTGGTACAATTTGATTTTCAAATTTGCCTTCTGTTTGTGCTTTCAATGCTTTCATGTGCGATTCAAACGAAAACTGATCTTGATCTTCGCGCGACACATTGAATTGTTTTGCAACTGCTTCGGCTGTTAAGCCCATTCCCCAGTAATAATCTTCGTGACCAGCAGCGGTTACTTTATAATCGGGTGTGGCACGATAACCGCCCATTGGAATAAAACTCATCGATTCGGCACCACCTGCAATGATACAATCTGCCATTCCCGACTGAATTTTTGCTGTTGCCATACCAATAGTTTCGATGCCTGATGCACAATAACGGTTCACTGTTACACCAGGTACATCGGTGATTTTTAGTCCCATTAACGAAATTAATCGTGCCATGTTTAAACCTTGTTCAGCTTCGGGCATGGCATTTCCAACCATTACATCGTCGATGCGTTTTTTATCTAATTGCGGCACTTCGTTCATCATAAACTCAATGGTTTCTGCCGCTAATTCATCGGGTCTTTTAAATCGGAACAATCCTTTTGGTGCTTTTCCAACGGCTGTTCGGTATGCTTTTACTATATATGCTGTTTTCATTTATTAAAGTATTAAGATGGGAGTATTAAGTACTAAGACTTTTTCCATCTGCATTCATATTTGTATTAAGAGTTTTTTGAAATGAAAAATTCATGTTTGAAACTTCTACTAACTGATTTATAACGGGTTGTGTTATTGCTTCATCTATTAAATTTAATCTTTTTGCAAGTATTAATTGTGTTATCAATTCAAAAGTAGATCCATTAGCTATGCCTAAAAATTGGATAAATTCTTTGTTGTGATTTCTGCCCGATCCTTCGGCAATATTTGACGGAATTGAAACAGCACATTTTTTTATTTGATGAATTAAATTAAATCGTTCATCAATTGGTAAAAGTGCAGAAATTTCATAAACAGCAACAGCTATATCCATTGCTTTTTGCCAGATTTTCAGTTTTTCAAAATTGTGCATGTTACTCTAATTTTTGTCTTGATTCTTAATACTTACGTCTTGATACAAATCATCAATTACGCAAAGGTTTTCCCTTAGTTAACATAAACTGAATACGTTCTAACGTTTTTCTTTCGGTACATAAACTTAAGAAAGCTTCGCGTTCTAGATCTAACAAATATTGTTCGGATACAAATGTAGGTTCAGATAAATCGCCGCCTGCCATTACGTAGGCTAACTTGTTGGCGATTTTTCTATCGTGTTCAGAAATGTATTTACCAGCCATCATACCGTCTGTTCCCACCAAGAAAGCCCCCAATGCTTGTTTACCTAAAACCAAAATATCTTTGCGAGGAACAGGTTGGGTGTAGCCAGCTTCAGCCATTAACAATGCGTGTTTTTTAGCTTCGGCAATTTGTCGGTCTTTGTTTACCACCACCACATCTTTTGTTGGTAAAAGCACACCGTTCTCAAACCCTTCGTATGCCGATGTAGCAACTTTTGCCGTACCAACTGTTAGGAAATATTCTTGCAGAATATTCAGCTTCACATCGTTCTTTTTGAATTGATCTGCTGCACGTAAGGTCATTTCTTTAGATCCGCCACCGCCAGGAATTACACCCACGCCAAATTCAACCAAACCAATATAGGTTTCTGCTGCTGCAACGGCTTTGTCTGAATGCATTACCAATTCGCAACCGCCGCCAAGTGTCATTCCATGAGGAGCTGCAATTACCGGAATGCCTGAATAACGCACGCGCATCATGGTATCTTGGAACGATTTTATGGCGAAATTCAATTCATCGTATTCCTGTTCAACCGCCATCATGAAAATCATGCCCAAATTGGCGCCGACCGAGAAGTTTGCTGCTTGATTTCCAATAACCAAACCGCTGTATTCTTTTTCGGCTATATCAATCGCTTTGTTGATTCCGCTGATGACACCGCCACCAATTGAGTTCATTTTGGAGTGAAATTCCAGATTTAAAATTCCATCTCCTAAATCAAACAAAGTAGTATCGGCATTGCCCCAAACTTTTTTGGTATCGCGAATGTTGTTTAAGATAATAAACGCATCTTGTCCCGGAATTTTTTGTTGCGATTTTGAATCGATATCATAATAATAAGTAGCACCTTCTTTAACTGTGTAAAATGATGTATTGCCCGATGCCAACATGTCGTTTACCCAATTGGCAACGTTTTCACCGCTTTCTTTGATCAATTCGATACCTTTCTCCACACCAATGGCATCCCAAATTTGGAATGGTCCGTGTTCCCAGCCAAAACCAGCTTTCATGGCATCGTCTATCTTATATAAATCGTCGGTAATTTCGGGAACTCGGTTAGAAACATACGCAAACAATCCCGCAAAAGATTTACGATAAAACTCGCCCGCTTTGTCTTTTCCGTTCACTAAAACTTTGAAACGATCAATTACATTATCAATGGTTTTTGTAAGTTCTAATGTTTGGAAAGATGCTTTTTTGTTTGGTCGATATTCTAGCGTATTCAAATCGAGCGAAAGAATATCTTTATCAACTTTTTTATAGAAACCTTGTTTGGTTTTGCTTCCCAACCATTTGTTTTCCATCATGTGATTGATGAAATCGGGTAGTTTGAATAATTCGTGTGCTTCATCATTCGGAACATTTTCGTACAAACCATTGGCAACATGCACCAACGTATCCAAACCAACCACATCAACCGTACGGAATGTTGCCGATTTGGGTCTGCCGATTACCGGTCCGGTTAATTTATCTACTTCTTCAATGGTTAGATCCATTTCTTTAACCAAATGAAACAAACTCATGATGCCGTAAATACCAATGCGGTTACCAATAAACGCAGGTGTATCTTTAGCCACAACCGATGTTTTTCCCAAGAATTTTTCACCGTAATTGTTTAAAAACGATAAAACTTCGGGTTTGGTTTTTGGTCCGGGAATAATTTCGAATAATTTCAGGTATCGAACCGGATTGAAAAAGTGTGTTCCACAGAAATGTTCCTGAAAATCTTCACTTCGTCCTTCGCTCATAAAATGAATCGGAATTCCTGAAGTGTTTGATGTGATCAACGTTCCCGGTTTGCGGAATTTTTCAATTTGCTCGTAAACTGCCTTTTTAATATCCAAACGTTCCACAACCACTTCAATAATCCAATCAACATCTTTAATTTTCGGAAGATCGTCTGTTGTGTTTCCTGTCGAAATTCTGTTAGCAAATTTTTTGTCGTAAATAGGCGAGGGGTTTTGTTTTAAAGCTGTTGCTAAATTTTCGTTCACGATTCGGTTTCTTACCACTTTATCGTTAAGCGTAAGCCCTTTTTTTTCTTCGGCTTCGGTAAGCTGGTTGGGAACAATATCCAAAAGCAATACCTGAACGCCAATGTTTGCAAAGTGACATGCAATGCCCGAACCCATGATTCCGGAACCAATAACAGCCACTTTTTTTATTAATCTATTCATATTTATATAAGGTTTGGTTTCTTAAAATTTCTTTTTTTCGATGATGATATTTTGAATTTTTTCTGACATTTCAATAAAGTTATCGATTTCTTGTTGCGAAAAGGTTTCTAAAAGTTTATTATTAAAATTGATTACTGTTTGTTTGGATAATCCCCGTTTTTCAACCCCAAGTGGCGTTAAATAAATATTTACACCCCGACCGTCTTTTGGGTTTTTCTTTTTAATGATTAACCCTTTTTCTTCCATTGTTTTTAAAGTACGCGTTAAACTTGTAGGTTCCATGCCCAAACGTGGAGCCAAAGCTGTAGACGGCGTTCCTTCTTTATCTATGTTTAACAAGGCGTAACCCAATGCCATTGATGCACCGTATTGCGAAGCTTCTTCGTTATACATACGGGCGATGGCTTGCCAAGTGTTTTTTATTACGGAATCGAGCGTTTTATTTTTCATAAATCTTTAATTATATCAAATATAATAAAAAAATAGTATGCACGCATACTATTTTAAATTTAATTTTTCGTTAAAAGGATATGTTATTGTTTATGTTTGAATTTTAATAATACAATTTTTGTTGTTTAAATAATGTATTTCACCTTTAGCATTTACAGTAAACCATGAGCTAAAATGAGGTTTTAATTCCTCTGTAGTCATAATAATTTTATCCTTAAGCACTTTTTCTGTTTTTTTCTCTATTTCCATTAATTTAAGTTGCTCAGAAGAATTGCGATATAATAAAAGAATAGTATTGTCTCTGTCAGCTATATCATCTATAAGATAAGTGGATGTCTTTCCTGTTGAATAAGCTTGAAAGACGGTACTTATTTTAGCAAATTCTTCTTCACTAAAAGGGATTTTGTATTTTACATTTTTCTTGTAATCATATATATATTCGCCATAATATAATAATATTAAAGATTTGTCAAAGCGATAGCTATGTAGATTATGATACAATTTATATTTAATATAATTGTTAGGAATATCACTATTAATAAACTCTTTTAATACCAACTCATCATCATTATATTTACTCTTAGCGAATAATGATAAATACTTTCTATTGTCAATATTCTCATAATTATTTGAAACTAAAGTTATAAGATAATCGTTTCCAACAACATTAAAGTCCATAATATTAATAGAATAATCCTTTAATGATTTAGACAATTTTAAATTAATATACTGCATAGAATCAATTTTTCTTTCTTGTATGTTGTATATAATCATAAATGGCTCTTGGGTAATATTTGTATTTTTGGGATCAGGGTTGTCTTTTACAAAATAAACAGTTGTTAAAAAGGCTATCTGATTTGCATTTATTTTTCTTCCATGGGTAATAGATGGATCTAAATTAGGGTGTTCAATTAATAAATTTAAAAAGTCATTATAATGTTTATCAAAATTATTTTCTTTGTAGTAAATACTGTATGCTTTTTTTAACCATTCCTTATCAGGAATGATATCTATTGAAGTAGAACTATCATAATAAGACCAACGCCCTAATTCAAAATTTCTGACTAATAAAGAAAAATCATCTTGAATATAACGTACTCCACTTTTAACATTTTTAAAACAATTATCTTCATTATTTAGATAAAACCTAATAAATTCGTTTACATCTAATTGATATAAATTTGATGAATATATTTTTTCATTGTTTTTTACAATATTTATAGTTGATTTTATGCCATTAGCATATCTATTATGCAAGGAATCAGAATATAGTGTAATACTTGATTTATAATTATTAATCCCTATTTTTTTATTAACTAATAATGAATCAGATTGTAAATGACTTTTTAAAACAATAGTCATTTCTGGATGATTTAATGCTTGGTTTATTTCATTTAAGGGCATCAAACAACTCAAACAGTCGTTAAGACTTAAAGCAATTATTATTTTATTATTATTGTTAGAATAACATATAAGATTAAGAAGTAATAAAAAAATAAATAGTATTTTTTTCATAGTTGATAAGTAGTTTTGTTAAAAAAAAAGGATTTATTTTTATTAAAACAAATCCTTTAGAACATTATTCAGAATCTTCAACTGTATATTCAATTCTAAATTCTTTATCGCCTCCGTCTTGTCGTGGCGGTAAATCTTCTGCCGGTACTCCATTTACAGTAGGTAACAATACATTAACGTCAACACCTATTGCAGGTGCTTGTAATCTCCAACTATCACTAAACCAATTTTTAGTAAGCGTAAAGCATGTAGCTTCTGAAGGTGCACAGCCAATTGTAATAAAACCTGGAGATGATGGCCACAGAGCAGCATTTCCATCTACTGTTTTAGGACTTTGTGCAAATCCAGTCGTTGTCAATCCTAAAAAGAATAACGTTGCTAAAATTTTTTTCATAATAAATACATTTTTTAATTGTTTATATTGCTAATGTATTTTTTTTTTTTTAATTAACAAATTATTTATTAAATTTTAACATATTTAAGAATACATTCCTTCATACAAATCTTTATACTTCTCTAAAATCACTTTACGTTTTAGTTTGAGCGTAGGGGTTAATTCTCCTGTATCAATGCTCCAAACATTTGGGGTGAGTGCAAACTTTTTAATTTGCTCCCATTTACCAAATTGCGGGTTTATGGTTTCAATTTCTTTTTGAATGCGTTCTATCACCAATTCGTTTTTCACTACTTCGTCTAACGTAAAACCAAGGTTTACTTTGTTGCGGTTGGCCCACTCTTTAATAAAATCAAAATTTGGCTGAATCAACGCTGCAGGCATTTTTTGTCCTTCGCCCACCACCATTATCTGCTCAATGAAACGCGATTGTTTCATGGCATTTTCAATCATTTGTGGAGCAACGTACTTACCGCCGCTGGTTTTAAACATTTCTTTTTTACGATCGGTAATGAATAAAAATCCGTCGGCATCAACTACACCGATATCTCCAGTATGGAACCAACCGTCGATAAAAGCTTCTTTGGTTTTTTCTTCGTCTTTATAATATCCTTCTGCAATCGATGGTCCTTGACAAAGAATTTCGCCGTCTTCTGCAATTTTAACGGTCACATTGCTTAAAACCCTACCTACAGAGCCAATTTTCCAGCCATTATTTCGTTGGTCGTTTACTGAAATTACCGGAGAAGTTTCAGTTAAACCGTAGCCTTCCATAACCGGTATATCGGCTCCACCAAAAATTCGTGCCAAACGCGGAGATAATGGGGCAGAACCCGATACCAGCAATTCTAAATTGCCACCCAAAGCGGCTTGCCATTTAGAGAAAATTAGTTTGCGGGCAATTTTCAACTTAAATTCATAGAAACCGCCGTTTGCTTGGTAAGGTTTAAAGTCTTCTGCTAAGCGCAATGCCCAAAAGAACAATGCTTTTTTAATGCCCGAAAGTTCAGATCCTTTGGCATAAATTTTATCGAATACTTTTTCTAAAACCCTTGGAACAACTGTCATTACTTGTGGTTTTACTTCTTGAAGGTTATCAGATATTTTTTCAATTGATTCTGCAAAATAAATTGATACACCCATATATTGGAACAGATACAAAATCATTCGCTCAAAAATATGACAGCACGGCAAGAAACTCAGCGCAGTGTAACTTCCTCTTTCAAACGGAACACGTTCAGACGAACCTAAAACGTTGCTGATGATATTGTTATGCGTAAGCATCACGCCCTTTGGAGTGCCAGTGGTGCCTGATGTGTAAATAATCGACGCTAAATCGTCTGGAGTTACATTGGCTTTAGCTGCTTCCACATCGGCATCGTTCATTGCATCTTTACCGGCTGTTATAATATCTTTCCAATTGGCGCAGCCCGGAATTTCATCGAACGAATAAATACCTCGCAGTTTGGGAATGTTGAACTTTACCCGGTCTAATTTTTCTAAAATGGTTTTATCGGAAACAAACACATACACACTTTCGGAATGCTTTATAATATACTCGTAATCGTGTTCAGAAATAGTTGGATATATTGGAACAGTTGCTGCACCGGTTTGTAAAATACCAATGTCCATAATGTTCCATTCGGTACGGTTTGTTGAGGTTATTAGTGCAATTTTATCGCCTTTTTTAACGCCCATTGCAAGCAATGCTTTGGAAACATAATTTGCTTGTTCTATATATTCTTGAATGCTTGTTGCTTTCCAAACGCCATTTTGCTTTGTTGAAAAAGCTTTTTCTAACGGATAGTGTTGCAACTGATAATAAGGAATATCGAATAATCTACCTATTTGAGACATATATTTTCTGTGTTTTAATTATTGCAATTGAAAAGTATAGTTTTTTTATGAAAAAAGCAAGTGAAAATTTTAATTAACCGGAACATTTTGCAATTTCTCCATTCCTTCTGTAAAAAGTGCAGCAGCGGGAAATGCTTCTTTTTCGTCTCCAGTGTTTAAAAGTGCACCGTCTTTAAAAAAGTAATCGGCATATTGCAACAATCTATTGGCGTTATTTGCATCGGTTTCTTCGACAATACAAGCTATTAACGCCCCTTCCTTATAATAAAAAACTTTCTGCAAGGTATGTTTTTCATAAACGGTATGAATAATGGAAAACACCGAATCGTTCGAAAGCAAATAATAAGCGGTGTCATAAGTTGTATTGTTAGAAAGACTTCCCTTTTTGTTGATGGGGTCAAACCATTCGTTTTGAGAGGTTTTTTGGATATAGTTTTGAATTGTTTGAATGTCTTCGTGGCTGTTTTGTGCAAAAGTGGATGCAATTGCAAAAAATAAAAGGCAAGTTGTTATGATTTTTTTCATCATTTTATTTTAGTTTAATTCGTTCGTTTCTATTTGCTAGTTCCCAAGCTGTTACAAAAATAAGCTGTGTGCGTTTAAGCATTTCATCAAAATTAATTTTGTCAACAGTGTCGGTTGGTTTGTGGTAATCGGCATGTTCTCCGCTGTAATAAAAAATTACGGGAATGTTGTATTTTGCAAAATTGTAATGATCAGAACGGTAATAAATCATTTCGGGATGCTTATCATCATTATAGGTGTAATCTAAAACCAGATCGGTATATTTTTTATTCATGGCTTCAGAAATATCGTGCAATTCGGTGCTTAATTTATCGCTTCCCACCAAATAGATGTATTCTTTTTTATTTTTTTGATACGTAAAATCTCTCCTTCCAATCATATCCACATTCAAATCGGCAACAATTTGTTCTAAAGGAATTATTTTAGAATTCACAAAAAAGCGAGAACCGTGCAAACCATATTCTTCTCCGGTGCAATGGAGAAATACAATCGAACGTTTTGGTCCGTTACCGTTTTTCTCAGCAATTTTAAACATACGCGCTAGTTCTAACAAAGCCGTTGTTCCTGTTCCATTATCATCAGCGCCATTATATATTTCGCCATTTGCAATTCCCACATGGTCGTAATGTGCAGAAATCACCAAATATTCGTCGGGTTTTTCGCTTCCTTTTATATAAGCCACCACATTTTCGCTGTTGTTTAATTTAGGGCTGAACATACGTTTCATAGCTTCAGACGGAACAGCCTGAAAATAATCATCTGTTCCCGGCAAGGCTTCAATTTCTAAATTTTTATAAATGTTTCTTATATAATTTGCCGCCATTTTCTGCCCGGCTTCGCCTGTTTTTCTACCTTCCATTTCATCGCCCGCAATTATAGAAAGATGTTTTACCAGTTCGTCTTTCGATAGATTTTCCATCATTTCTTTTACCCGATCTTTTTGTTTTTGAGCATAAATGGTGTTTGAATTTAAAAATCCGGCAACAATAAAAAGACCAATAATAGGTTTAAAATTCATTTTTGTGATTTTAGTTTACAGATACTAAAAATACTAATTTTACAAATAGCTATTGTATATTTGTTGAAAATATTAAAAATGAACAAAGTTGTACTGATAACTGGCGGATCTTCAGGTATTGGCAAAACCGTTGGAAACTTTTTATTAACGAAAGGTTACACGGTTTACGGCAGCAGTAGAAATCCTGAAAACGTGACAGATAGTCGTTTTCCACTGGTTGCCATTGATGTGCGAAACAAGGAATCGATACAAAGTGCGGTTACTGAAATTATTGCAAAAGAAGGCAGAATTGATGTGTTGATTAACAATGCAGGAGTAGGAATTACCGGACCTATTGAGGAAATTCCTTTGGAAGAAATTCAAAATAATTTTCATACCAATGTTTTTGGACCTATTGAAGTTATGAAAGCCGTTTTACCACAAATGCGTCAACAAAAATCGGGCTTGATTATTAATGTAACGTCGATTGCGGGATATATGGGCTTGCCTTACCGCGGGATTTATTCGGCTTCGAAAGGAGCTTTGGAACTGCTAACCGAATCGATACGAATGGAAGTGAAACCTTTTAATATACGAGTTACCAATGTGGCTCCGGGCGATTTTGCTACCGATATTGCTGCACGCCGTTTTCATGCGCCGGTTTTAGATCAATCTCCATACAAAGAAATTTACAGTCAACAATTGGCTACAATCAACGAGCATGTGAATGATGGCGGCGATCCCATAGAAATGGCAAAAGCAATTAACGCAATTATTCAAACAAAAAATCCAAAAGTTCATTACAGAGTAGGGGCTTTCATGCAAAAGTTTTCTATCTTTCTAAAAAAGATTTTACCAGATACGGTGTATGAAAAAATGTTAATGAATCATTATAAAATAAAATAATTTATTTGCCTCAAATTCGCAGATTTTTAGTAACTTTTAATGGTTAAAAATCTTAATCAAAGAATTCCTATAAATTGAAATAATCTCCAATAAAAAGAACAAATAATAATTAAACACATCAAAACTATGAAATTTTTTATAGATACAGCAAACCTAGACCAAATTAAAGAAGCACAAGCTTTAGGCGTTTTAGACGGCGTTACGACCAATCCGTCGTTAATGGCAAAAGAAGGCATTACAGGCAAAAACAATATTTTGAAACATTATGTGGATATATGCGCTATTGTTGATGGCGA containing:
- a CDS encoding four helix bundle protein, whose amino-acid sequence is MSVGKRHNYKNLKIWQLALEIANNISDILLNFPTDEKYSLNSQISRCSISIPSNIAEGSARTDKSFSHFLDVSLGSSFELLTQLHIAKHRNYINQELFNQLENKIEEFQRMTMAFQNNLK
- a CDS encoding acetyl-CoA C-acyltransferase, with the protein product MKTAYIVKAYRTAVGKAPKGLFRFKRPDELAAETIEFMMNEVPQLDKKRIDDVMVGNAMPEAEQGLNMARLISLMGLKITDVPGVTVNRYCASGIETIGMATAKIQSGMADCIIAGGAESMSFIPMGGYRATPDYKVTAAGHEDYYWGMGLTAEAVAKQFNVSREDQDQFSFESHMKALKAQTEGKFENQIVPITVEDTFINDNGKKETKSYTVTKDEGPRAGTSIEALAKLKPVFAADGSVTAGNSSQMSDGAAFVLVMSEEMVKELNLEPIARLVTFASAGVEPRIMGIGPVKAIPKALKQAGLQQNDIELIELNEAFAAQSLAVIRELDLNPEIINVNGGAIALGHPLGCTGAKLSVQLFDEMKRRGNKYGMVTMCVGTGQGTAGIYELL
- a CDS encoding four helix bundle protein; amino-acid sequence: MHNFEKLKIWQKAMDIAVAVYEISALLPIDERFNLIHQIKKCAVSIPSNIAEGSGRNHNKEFIQFLGIANGSTFELITQLILAKRLNLIDEAITQPVINQLVEVSNMNFSFQKTLNTNMNADGKSLST
- a CDS encoding 3-hydroxyacyl-CoA dehydrogenase/enoyl-CoA hydratase family protein, translated to MNRLIKKVAVIGSGIMGSGIACHFANIGVQVLLLDIVPNQLTEAEEKKGLTLNDKVVRNRIVNENLATALKQNPSPIYDKKFANRISTGNTTDDLPKIKDVDWIIEVVVERLDIKKAVYEQIEKFRKPGTLITSNTSGIPIHFMSEGRSEDFQEHFCGTHFFNPVRYLKLFEIIPGPKTKPEVLSFLNNYGEKFLGKTSVVAKDTPAFIGNRIGIYGIMSLFHLVKEMDLTIEEVDKLTGPVIGRPKSATFRTVDVVGLDTLVHVANGLYENVPNDEAHELFKLPDFINHMMENKWLGSKTKQGFYKKVDKDILSLDLNTLEYRPNKKASFQTLELTKTIDNVIDRFKVLVNGKDKAGEFYRKSFAGLFAYVSNRVPEITDDLYKIDDAMKAGFGWEHGPFQIWDAIGVEKGIELIKESGENVANWVNDMLASGNTSFYTVKEGATYYYDIDSKSQQKIPGQDAFIILNNIRDTKKVWGNADTTLFDLGDGILNLEFHSKMNSIGGGVISGINKAIDIAEKEYSGLVIGNQAANFSVGANLGMIFMMAVEQEYDELNFAIKSFQDTMMRVRYSGIPVIAAPHGMTLGGGCELVMHSDKAVAAAETYIGLVEFGVGVIPGGGGSKEMTLRAADQFKKNDVKLNILQEYFLTVGTAKVATSAYEGFENGVLLPTKDVVVVNKDRQIAEAKKHALLMAEAGYTQPVPRKDILVLGKQALGAFLVGTDGMMAGKYISEHDRKIANKLAYVMAGGDLSEPTFVSEQYLLDLEREAFLSLCTERKTLERIQFMLTKGKPLRN
- a CDS encoding MarR family winged helix-turn-helix transcriptional regulator → MKNKTLDSVIKNTWQAIARMYNEEASQYGASMALGYALLNIDKEGTPSTALAPRLGMEPTSLTRTLKTMEEKGLIIKKKNPKDGRGVNIYLTPLGVEKRGLSKQTVINFNNKLLETFSQQEIDNFIEMSEKIQNIIIEKKKF
- a CDS encoding AMP-dependent synthetase/ligase; the protein is MSQIGRLFDIPYYQLQHYPLEKAFSTKQNGVWKATSIQEYIEQANYVSKALLAMGVKKGDKIALITSTNRTEWNIMDIGILQTGAATVPIYPTISEHDYEYIIKHSESVYVFVSDKTILEKLDRVKFNIPKLRGIYSFDEIPGCANWKDIITAGKDAMNDADVEAAKANVTPDDLASIIYTSGTTGTPKGVMLTHNNIISNVLGSSERVPFERGSYTALSFLPCCHIFERMILYLFQYMGVSIYFAESIEKISDNLQEVKPQVMTVVPRVLEKVFDKIYAKGSELSGIKKALFFWALRLAEDFKPYQANGGFYEFKLKIARKLIFSKWQAALGGNLELLVSGSAPLSPRLARIFGGADIPVMEGYGLTETSPVISVNDQRNNGWKIGSVGRVLSNVTVKIAEDGEILCQGPSIAEGYYKDEEKTKEAFIDGWFHTGDIGVVDADGFLFITDRKKEMFKTSGGKYVAPQMIENAMKQSRFIEQIMVVGEGQKMPAALIQPNFDFIKEWANRNKVNLGFTLDEVVKNELVIERIQKEIETINPQFGKWEQIKKFALTPNVWSIDTGELTPTLKLKRKVILEKYKDLYEGMYS
- a CDS encoding M28 family metallopeptidase: MNFKPIIGLFIVAGFLNSNTIYAQKQKDRVKEMMENLSKDELVKHLSIIAGDEMEGRKTGEAGQKMAANYIRNIYKNLEIEALPGTDDYFQAVPSEAMKRMFSPKLNNSENVVAYIKGSEKPDEYLVISAHYDHVGIANGEIYNGADDNGTGTTALLELARMFKIAEKNGNGPKRSIVFLHCTGEEYGLHGSRFFVNSKIIPLEQIVADLNVDMIGRRDFTYQKNKKEYIYLVGSDKLSTELHDISEAMNKKYTDLVLDYTYNDDKHPEMIYYRSDHYNFAKYNIPVIFYYSGEHADYHKPTDTVDKINFDEMLKRTQLIFVTAWELANRNERIKLK
- a CDS encoding SDR family oxidoreductase; this encodes MNKVVLITGGSSGIGKTVGNFLLTKGYTVYGSSRNPENVTDSRFPLVAIDVRNKESIQSAVTEIIAKEGRIDVLINNAGVGITGPIEEIPLEEIQNNFHTNVFGPIEVMKAVLPQMRQQKSGLIINVTSIAGYMGLPYRGIYSASKGALELLTESIRMEVKPFNIRVTNVAPGDFATDIAARRFHAPVLDQSPYKEIYSQQLATINEHVNDGGDPIEMAKAINAIIQTKNPKVHYRVGAFMQKFSIFLKKILPDTVYEKMLMNHYKIK